A stretch of the Nothobranchius furzeri strain GRZ-AD chromosome 5, NfurGRZ-RIMD1, whole genome shotgun sequence genome encodes the following:
- the LOC107396174 gene encoding gastrula zinc finger protein XlCGF57.1 isoform X1, translating to MWKHQADAAREKAADYGNDVSRLKDNEQHESQEAVVDANRLGIPEDVQMVVIKEEVSEEWPSDVDQQDPDALDQKEEGEDRWTILEGEHLSVKEETDETGISFTAVSLKNEEDEEKPLLSQLYWDKVEGRDLPTSSSADQVTSAACGQDLGGAETRNSEENRYERGSNTSDTEDSEDYEVYEDGNNSNCQMKCLSDSGHIKNQTAQRISSCLMNEESTGEKKTLDLDKAVQTGLKSFSCDDCGKIFTRKDDLNTHKRLHTGEKPFGCDLCGQKFIRKTHLNTHLRVHTGQKPFACDICEQKFYQRANLNSHMRIHTGDKPFVCGVCGQRFSQKTNLNTHKRVHTGDKPFACDVCGQRFSQKTHLKIHMRTHTGQKIFGCDVCGQQFNHKLTLNRHAGIHTGEKPFVCDNCGERFSRRTHLNSHMRIHTGQKPFGCDVCGQQFRQKAGLSIHMRIHTGQKPFPCDVCSKKFSQKTYLKRHMRSHTGQKPFACDICGRTFSVKANLNTHMRIHTGEKPFSCDVCGQQFGRKITLNAHFRTHTGQKPFPCEICGEKFSTKTNLKRHSGIHTANRTPL from the exons ATGTGGAAACACCAGGCAGATGCAGCAAGAGAAAAAGCTGCAGATTACGGGAATGACGTTTCACGTTTAAAGGATAATGAACAACACGAAAGCCAAGAAGCTGTGGTCGACGCTAACAGACTAg GGATTCCTGAAGATGTTCAGATGGTGGTAATTAAAGAAGAAGTTTCTGAAGAATGGCCATCTgatgtggaccagcaggacccagatgcTCTCGACCAAAAGGAAGAAGGGGAGGATAGGTGGACCATTCTGGAAGGAGAGCACCTTAgtgtgaaggaggagactgatgaaACCGGGATTTCATTCACTGCAGTTTCTTTGAAGAATGAGGAAGACGAAGAGAAACCTCTGTTGTCACAGCTTTATTGGGACAAGGTGGAGGGTAGAGATCTTCCAACTAGCAGCTCAGCTGATCAGGTGACATCAGCAGCTTGTGGACAGGACTtgggaggagcagaaaccaggaACTCGGAAGAAAATCGTTATGAGCGTGGCTCCAATACATCCGACACTGAAGACAGCGAGGATTATGAAGTTTATGAGGATGGAAACAATTCTAATTGTCAGATGAAATGCTTGTCAGACTCTGGACACATTAAAAATCAAACAGCACAAAGGATTTCAAGCTGCTTGATGAATGAGGAAAGTACTGGAGAGAAGAAAACTTTAGATTTGGACAAGGCAGTCCAGACAGGACTGAAATCATTTAGCTGTGATGACTgtggtaaaatatttacaagaaaAGACGATCTGAATACACATAAGAgacttcacacaggagagaaaccttttggATGCGATTTGTGCGGACAAAAATTTATCCGAAAGACGCATTTAAACACACActtaagagtccacacaggacagaaaccattcGCGTGTGATATTTGTGAGCAAAAATTTTACCAAAGGGCAAACTTAAACtcacacatgagaatccacacaggagataaaccttttgtctgtggtgtttgtggacaaagatttagtcaaaagacaaatttaaacacacacaagaGAGTTCACACAGGTGATAAACCATTTGCCTGTGAtgtttgtggacaaagatttagccaaaaaacacatttaaagatACACATGAGAACCCACACTGGACAAAAAATTTTTGGTTGTGATGTTTGCGGACAACAATTTAACCACAAGTTAACTCTAAACAGACACGCAggaatccacacaggagagaaaccatTTGTTTGCGATAACTGTGGTGAAAGATTTAGCCGAAGAACACATCTAAACtcacacatgagaatccacaccggACAGAAACCATTTGGGTGTGATGTTTGTGGACAACAATTTAGACAAAAGGCAGGTTTAAGCATACACATGCGAATCCACACAGGGCAGAAACCATTTCCTTGTGATGTTTGCAGTAAAAAGTTTAGCCAGAAGACATATTTAAAAAGACACATGAGAAGCCACACAGGGCAGAAACCGTTTGCCTGCGACATTTGTGGAAGAACTTTTAGTGTTAAAGCAaatctaaacacacacatgagaatccacactggagagaaaccATTTTCTTGTGACGTTTGTGGACAACAGTTTGGACGTAAGATTACTTTAAATGCACACTTTAGaacccacacaggacagaaaccatttCCGTGTGAGATTTGTGGAGAAAAGTTTAGCACAAAGACAAATTTAAAAAGACATTCTGGAATTCACACAGCAAACAGAACTCCTTTGTGA
- the LOC107396174 gene encoding gastrula zinc finger protein XlCGF57.1 isoform X2 gives MVVIKEEVSEEWPSDVDQQDPDALDQKEEGEDRWTILEGEHLSVKEETDETGISFTAVSLKNEEDEEKPLLSQLYWDKVEGRDLPTSSSADQVTSAACGQDLGGAETRNSEENRYERGSNTSDTEDSEDYEVYEDGNNSNCQMKCLSDSGHIKNQTAQRISSCLMNEESTGEKKTLDLDKAVQTGLKSFSCDDCGKIFTRKDDLNTHKRLHTGEKPFGCDLCGQKFIRKTHLNTHLRVHTGQKPFACDICEQKFYQRANLNSHMRIHTGDKPFVCGVCGQRFSQKTNLNTHKRVHTGDKPFACDVCGQRFSQKTHLKIHMRTHTGQKIFGCDVCGQQFNHKLTLNRHAGIHTGEKPFVCDNCGERFSRRTHLNSHMRIHTGQKPFGCDVCGQQFRQKAGLSIHMRIHTGQKPFPCDVCSKKFSQKTYLKRHMRSHTGQKPFACDICGRTFSVKANLNTHMRIHTGEKPFSCDVCGQQFGRKITLNAHFRTHTGQKPFPCEICGEKFSTKTNLKRHSGIHTANRTPL, from the coding sequence ATGGTGGTAATTAAAGAAGAAGTTTCTGAAGAATGGCCATCTgatgtggaccagcaggacccagatgcTCTCGACCAAAAGGAAGAAGGGGAGGATAGGTGGACCATTCTGGAAGGAGAGCACCTTAgtgtgaaggaggagactgatgaaACCGGGATTTCATTCACTGCAGTTTCTTTGAAGAATGAGGAAGACGAAGAGAAACCTCTGTTGTCACAGCTTTATTGGGACAAGGTGGAGGGTAGAGATCTTCCAACTAGCAGCTCAGCTGATCAGGTGACATCAGCAGCTTGTGGACAGGACTtgggaggagcagaaaccaggaACTCGGAAGAAAATCGTTATGAGCGTGGCTCCAATACATCCGACACTGAAGACAGCGAGGATTATGAAGTTTATGAGGATGGAAACAATTCTAATTGTCAGATGAAATGCTTGTCAGACTCTGGACACATTAAAAATCAAACAGCACAAAGGATTTCAAGCTGCTTGATGAATGAGGAAAGTACTGGAGAGAAGAAAACTTTAGATTTGGACAAGGCAGTCCAGACAGGACTGAAATCATTTAGCTGTGATGACTgtggtaaaatatttacaagaaaAGACGATCTGAATACACATAAGAgacttcacacaggagagaaaccttttggATGCGATTTGTGCGGACAAAAATTTATCCGAAAGACGCATTTAAACACACActtaagagtccacacaggacagaaaccattcGCGTGTGATATTTGTGAGCAAAAATTTTACCAAAGGGCAAACTTAAACtcacacatgagaatccacacaggagataaaccttttgtctgtggtgtttgtggacaaagatttagtcaaaagacaaatttaaacacacacaagaGAGTTCACACAGGTGATAAACCATTTGCCTGTGAtgtttgtggacaaagatttagccaaaaaacacatttaaagatACACATGAGAACCCACACTGGACAAAAAATTTTTGGTTGTGATGTTTGCGGACAACAATTTAACCACAAGTTAACTCTAAACAGACACGCAggaatccacacaggagagaaaccatTTGTTTGCGATAACTGTGGTGAAAGATTTAGCCGAAGAACACATCTAAACtcacacatgagaatccacaccggACAGAAACCATTTGGGTGTGATGTTTGTGGACAACAATTTAGACAAAAGGCAGGTTTAAGCATACACATGCGAATCCACACAGGGCAGAAACCATTTCCTTGTGATGTTTGCAGTAAAAAGTTTAGCCAGAAGACATATTTAAAAAGACACATGAGAAGCCACACAGGGCAGAAACCGTTTGCCTGCGACATTTGTGGAAGAACTTTTAGTGTTAAAGCAaatctaaacacacacatgagaatccacactggagagaaaccATTTTCTTGTGACGTTTGTGGACAACAGTTTGGACGTAAGATTACTTTAAATGCACACTTTAGaacccacacaggacagaaaccatttCCGTGTGAGATTTGTGGAGAAAAGTTTAGCACAAAGACAAATTTAAAAAGACATTCTGGAATTCACACAGCAAACAGAACTCCTTTGTGA
- the LOC129162064 gene encoding piggyBac transposable element-derived protein 4-like: MITGRASSRSRGQDLDWDEAGWQPNKMPFTATSGPKDAAADLDCHVPAKFLELFLTDELLDHVVHQTNLYASQYFQAHPDLPQHSRGNAWKPVSVSELKTFFGLTFLTGYVKKPSTEMYWSVDEVDATPYFSKTMSRNRFQIIWKFLHYNDNANLDVNDKMYKVRPVLDYIVEKFKQMYQPDKNICIDEGMMLWRGRLSFRVYNPQKPVKYGIKSYILCDSATGYCFNMRPYFGEGSSLPDTVFSLLDRLSGHGYTLYMDNFYNSVALCERLLEAQTNVCGTLRKNRGEPQVIRDLVKTDLGIGDKVVRHNDKVMVVAWQDKRLVKMVTTCHQDGMQKVDVWQKGHKDKVAQFKPECVVAYNSHMNGVDKLDQNISYYPFIRRSLNWSKKFVAYLFQMCMFNAYILYRARNPGGCNTLLKFIRSVVKSWTLKVHERKGSEVGEQVEEEEGAGVEDGDLEDVKHTLRAPYNTDPESRLDGDLGRHKLCYLKPTRQCYIDYHTTVRYSVSVQG, from the exons atgatTACAGGTCGTGCATCAAGCAGGAGTCGAGGGCAGGATTTGGACTGGGATGAGGCTGGCTGGCAACCCAACAAGATGCCTTTCACTGCAACCTCTGGACCCAAAGATGCTGCTGCAGACCTAGACTGTCATGTGCCAGCTAAGTTCCTGGAGCTCTTCCTGACTGATGAGCTGCTTGATCATGTTGTGCATCAAACAAATCTGTATGCAAGTCAGTATTTTCAAGCACACCCTGACCTACCACAACATAGCAGAGGTAATGCTTGGAAGCCAGTGTCAGTCTCAGAACTGAAAACTTTCTTTGGACTAACTTTCCTGACTGGCTATGTCAAAAAACCAAGCACTGAAATGTACTGGAGTGTGGATGAGGTGGATGCCACACCTTATTTCAGCAAAACCATGTCAAGGAACAGGTTTCAGATTATATGGAAGTTTCTGCATTACAATGACAATGCAAATCTGGATGTGAATGACAAAATGTACAAAGTCCGCCCAGTGTTAGATTACATTGTGGAAAAATTCAAGCAGATGTATCAGCCAGACAAAAACATTTGCATTGATGAGGGTATGATGCTGTGGCGAGGGCGCTTATCTTTCAGGGTGTACAACCCACAAAAGCCTGTGAAATATGGAATCAAGTCCTACATATTGTGTGACTCTGCCACAGGTTATTGTTTCAACATGAGGCCTTATTTTGGGGAAGGTAGTAGTTTGCCAGACACCGTATTTTCTCTTCTTGATCGCCTTTCAGGTCATGGCTATACACTGTATATGGATAACTTCTACAATTCTGTAGCATTGTGTGAGCGCTTACTGGAAGCACAGACCAATGTCTGTGGAACACTGAGGAAGAATAGGGGGGAGCCTCAGGTCATCAGGGATTTGGTAAAAACCGATCTAGGGATTGGGGACAAAGTTGTGCGGCACAATGACAAAGTCATGGTAGTAGCATGGCAGGACAAACGATTAGTGAAGATGGTGACAACCTGCCACCAAGATGGGATGCAGAAAGTTGATGTGTGGCAGAAGGGGCACAAAGACAAGGTTGCTCAGTTCAAGCCAGAGTGTGTTGTTGCATACAACTCTCACATGAATGGAGTGGATAAGTTGGACCAAAACATTTCCTACTACCCCTTCATCCGCAGGTCGCTGAACTGGTCCAAGAAGTTTGTTGCCTATCTGTTCCAAATGTGCATGTTTAACGCCTATATCCTGTACCGAGCCAGAAACCCAGGGGGATGTAACACACTTTTGAAGTTCATTCGTAGTGTAGTGAAGTCCTGGACCTTGAAGGTACACGAGCGGAAAGGGAGTGAGGTGGGGGAACAGGTAGAGGAAGAGGAAGGAGCAGGTGTTGAGGATGGGGACTTGGAGGATGTCAAACATACTCTGAGGGCACCCTATAACACTGACCCAGAGAGCAGGCTAGATGGAGACCTTGGCAGACACAAACTCTGTTACCTGAAACCCACCA GACAGTGTTATATAGATTACCACACCACAGTGAGATACTCTGTCTCTGTGCAGGGGTag
- the LOC129155784 gene encoding zinc finger BED domain-containing protein 4-like → MSAVWNFFTVCESDIKFASCNTCNENIPRGGSTSKKFNTTNLIRHLKSKHLAEHGEILRLTADNEKKPATVRRQRTQPALGNTRPYECDSQKAKQITHKIIEFIGLDDQPFSVVEDARFRRLLTHLEPSYMLLGRKYFSNVALPELHQTVYSFIEGLLKESVSSSVSFTSDIWSSDVSPVSTLSLTAHWIDAGFQLQRAVLHAQEFSGSHTALALAAAFEQMFQTWHIPKDRVHVILRDNARNMTKAMADAGLPSLGCMAHTLQLAIHDAVLSQPSISDIVAKGRRIVGHFRHSPLAYARLQSEQKQLGQLTKRLQQDVSTRWNSTYYTLRSLLEQKRALGVYAADFELPATFTSSQWDLTENTTLLLEPFEELTKEICSSTASAADVIPSVLVLKRLLAKDAAADHGVKTTKATLLEAVSKRFADIEKEPLYSLATIIDPRYKDKFYPEDAVKIETHRQLLRLITKASQRDPNQEAEASNTGPPAEKVPRPGSFSSMFGEILAEETPRQAHTDTPGGPAPSEMIVYLSEPPIPRSASPLAFWKTNKERFPDLAKVARAYLSAPCTSVESERLFSAASNIVGEHRNRLMTEKAEMLLFIKKNLPMMLLNKSNKS, encoded by the exons atgtctgccgtgtggaacttctttacggtgtgcgagagtgatattaagtttgcgtcttgcaacacttgcaacgaaaacataccccgcggaggaagcacttcaaaaaaattcaacacaacgaATTTGATCCGACATTTAAAGTCTAAACACTTGGCGGAGCATGGTGAGATTTTGAGGCTCACCGCAGACAATGAAAAGAAGCCTGCCACAGTCAGACGGCAGCGAACGCAGCCGGCGCTTGGAAACACTCGCCCATATGAGTGTGACAGTCAAAAGGCTAAGCAAATTACCCATAAAATCATCGAGTTTATTGGACTAGACGACCAGCCTTTTTCAGTTGTGGAAGACGCCCGATTCCGCCGACTACTAACCCACTTGGAACCCAGCTACATGCTACTGGGACGTAAATATTTCTCCAACGTAGCCCTTCCAGAGCTCCACCAGACAGTGTATTCTTTCATTGAGGGACTCCTTAAAGAAAGCGTCTCATcctctgtgagtttcacaagtgacatttggagctcagatgtcagtcctgtgtcaaCGCTGAGTTTAACAGCTCACTGGATAGATGCAGGCTTTCAACTTCAAAGAGCTGTTCTGCATGCCCAGGAGTTTTCCGGTTCCCATACTGCCCTAGCTTTAGCAGCTGCATTTGAACAAATGTTTCAAACATGGCATATTCCAAAAGATAGGGTACATGTGATACTAAGAGACAATGCCAGAAACATGACGAAAGCTATGGCAGATGCTGGGTTACCAAGTTTGGGGTGTATGGCACACACCCTGCAGTTGGCCATCCATGATGCTGTGCTGTCACAGCCCAGCATAAGTGACATTGTTGCCAAAGGGAGACGCATTGTGGGACACTTCAGGCACTCTCCTTTAGCATATGCAAGACTTCAGAGTGAACAAAAACAACTGGGACAGCTCACCAAAAGACTGCAGCAAGATGTCAGCACGAGGTGGAACAGCACCTATTATACGCTCCGCAGCCTCTTGGAGCAAAAACGAGCTTTGGGCGTTTATGCTGCTGACTTTGAGCTACCTGCTACCTTTACATCTTCCCAGTGGGACCTGACTGAAAACACAACACTACTCCTGGAACCCTTTGAAGAGCTGACTAAAGAAATATGCTCATCAACTGCATCTGCTGCTGATGTCATACCCTCTGTGCTGGTTTTAAAGCGCCTACTTGCCAAAGATGCTGCAGCAGATCATGGTGTGAAGACAACTAAGGCCACTTTGCTGGAAGCTGTCTCCAAAAGATTTGCTGACATCGAAAAGGAGCCTCTCTACAGTTTGGCCACCATCATAGATCCAAG GTACAAAGACAAATTCTACCCTGAAGACGCAGTCAAGATCGAGACACACAGACAGCTTCTTCGTCTGATCACAAAGGCCTCTCAGAGGGACCCAAACCAAGAAGCTGAAGCCAGCAACACAGGACCACCAGCAGAGAAAGTGCCACGACCAGGATCCTTTTCTTCCATGTTTGGTGAAATCCTGGCAGAAGAAACCCCACGGCAGGCTCACACTGACACTCCAGGAGGACCAGCACCATCAGAGATGATTGTCTATCTCTCAGAGCCACCCATCCCTCGGAGTGCATCACCTTTGGCATTCTGGAAAACTAATAAGGAGAGATTTCCAGACCTTGCTAAAGTAGCTCGAGCCTACCTGTCTGCACCCTGCACAAGTGTAGAGAGTGAGCGATTATTCAGTGCTGCATCCAACATTGTAGGTGAACACAGGAATAGACTCATGACTGAAAAAGCAGAGATGCTCCTCTTTATTAAAAAGAATCTTCCCATGATGCTTCTCAACAAGTCAAACAAGTCATAA